Proteins found in one Solitalea lacus genomic segment:
- a CDS encoding DUF6933 domain-containing protein has product MFLRPMVQIFCSHLADFNALFTDGFINQLKFDQLIDDHQEIEIRKLYDKIVLSNTDNDKRVIGSMNDYVYNLKFMVADDGGIKNANPNMIGNLLNSTPMKAINYGFSIDRMRNEIKNQE; this is encoded by the coding sequence ATGTTTTTAAGACCTATGGTTCAAATTTTCTGCTCACACTTAGCCGATTTTAATGCTTTGTTCACTGACGGATTTATCAATCAACTCAAATTTGATCAGTTAATAGATGACCATCAAGAAATAGAGATAAGAAAACTTTACGACAAAATCGTGTTAAGTAACACCGACAATGACAAAAGAGTAATTGGATCAATGAATGATTACGTATATAACTTAAAATTCATGGTAGCCGATGACGGTGGAATTAAAAACGCAAACCCAAATATGATTGGCAATCTACTTAATTCGACTCCAATGAAAGCAATAAATTATGGCTTTTCGATTGATCGGATGCGAAATGAAATAAAAAACCAAGAATAA
- a CDS encoding DUF4382 domain-containing protein, whose product MNKNLRILTLLAAAAIGFSSCSKTESASTRLQVRMTDAPGNYEEINLSVKEIVVKVNDEKNEPYVLEADKHFNILDFKAGAATPDILVAEEEVPSGKIKEVRLVLNETGNTIKVDGQVYDLKIPSGSSSGWKVKLTEEPSLSPGIAYSLVLDFDASQSIVKTGNEGFILKPVVRGIAVATSGILTGTVDPVAAQSKVYVINAANETVGTISDATNGFFSIGGLKAGSYKVTLDVQDETYRDTTLKNNVVIEAGKTTALGAITVKKK is encoded by the coding sequence ATGAACAAAAACTTAAGAATCTTAACACTACTAGCTGCTGCGGCAATTGGTTTTTCATCTTGTTCAAAAACTGAATCAGCATCTACCCGTCTTCAAGTACGCATGACAGATGCTCCAGGTAATTACGAAGAAATCAACCTAAGTGTCAAAGAAATCGTTGTTAAAGTAAACGATGAAAAAAATGAGCCCTACGTTTTAGAAGCTGATAAACACTTCAACATTTTGGATTTTAAAGCAGGCGCCGCTACTCCGGATATTTTAGTTGCTGAGGAAGAAGTTCCTTCGGGCAAAATCAAAGAGGTGCGTTTGGTTTTAAATGAAACCGGCAACACCATTAAAGTTGATGGTCAGGTTTACGATTTAAAAATCCCTAGTGGTTCCTCATCAGGATGGAAAGTAAAATTAACTGAAGAGCCTTCATTATCTCCTGGTATTGCTTATTCTTTAGTTCTTGACTTTGATGCTTCACAATCAATTGTTAAAACAGGAAATGAAGGATTCATATTAAAACCTGTGGTAAGAGGTATAGCAGTAGCAACTTCAGGTATTTTAACAGGAACTGTTGATCCGGTTGCTGCTCAGTCAAAAGTATATGTAATTAATGCCGCTAATGAAACAGTAGGAACTATTTCTGACGCAACAAATGGATTTTTCTCTATCGGAGGCTTAAAAGCAGGTAGCTACAAAGTAACCCTTGATGTTCAGGATGAAACTTACAGAGATACCACATTAAAAAATAATGTTGTTATTGAAGCAGGAAAAACTACCGCGTTAGGTGCCATTACTGTAAAAAAGAAATAA
- a CDS encoding response regulator transcription factor — translation MKILIVEDERSLATEMESFLKKAFFLCDLAENGKQALEKIGVNEYDFILLDLGLPDIDGLTLLQEAKKYNTEAAYIILTARGNIEDRIKGLDLGADDYLPKPFSLLELQSRIHAISRRKFGVSDQLTPLGEFKIDLKKRLVLFGIDEIELSRKEFDLLSYLLLHKNRPLTRMQLSEHIWGNFADDDYDSNYIDATIKNIRKKLGAFAPTEWLETIRGVGYKIKYKQE, via the coding sequence ATGAAAATTTTAATTGTTGAAGATGAACGCTCCTTAGCAACTGAAATGGAATCTTTTCTAAAGAAAGCCTTTTTTTTATGTGACTTGGCTGAAAACGGCAAACAGGCGCTTGAAAAAATCGGTGTAAATGAATATGATTTTATTTTGCTTGATTTAGGACTGCCTGATATTGATGGGTTAACCCTATTGCAGGAGGCTAAAAAGTACAATACTGAAGCAGCTTACATCATTTTAACTGCAAGAGGCAATATAGAAGACCGGATTAAAGGGCTTGATCTGGGAGCGGATGATTATTTACCTAAACCTTTTTCGCTGCTCGAACTTCAATCAAGAATACATGCTATATCTCGTCGAAAGTTCGGCGTATCTGATCAGCTGACTCCTTTAGGAGAGTTTAAAATCGATTTGAAAAAAAGATTAGTATTGTTTGGGATTGATGAAATTGAACTTTCCCGTAAGGAATTTGATCTTTTAAGTTATTTATTGCTGCACAAAAATCGTCCGCTTACCCGTATGCAACTAAGTGAGCATATTTGGGGCAATTTTGCCGATGATGATTATGACTCCAATTACATAGATGCGACAATAAAAAACATCCGCAAAAAATTAGGAGCCTTTGCACCTACTGAATGGCTGGAAACCATCAGAGGAGTTGGTTACAAAATCAAATACAAACAGGAATAA
- a CDS encoding heavy metal-binding domain-containing protein: MKSILIAAFMLFTSSVAFAQNTPTQTVKKKPSLVYICPSCGYVYNKAGKCTDGATLVQEGMYYCKMCDGQVAKKPGKCSKCNMDLVKMEKPKDKAKS, translated from the coding sequence ATGAAAAGTATTCTCATTGCGGCATTTATGCTGTTTACCAGTAGTGTGGCATTTGCCCAAAACACTCCTACTCAAACTGTAAAAAAGAAACCAAGCCTTGTTTATATCTGTCCAAGTTGCGGTTATGTTTATAACAAGGCCGGAAAATGTACCGACGGAGCCACACTGGTTCAAGAAGGAATGTATTATTGCAAAATGTGCGACGGCCAGGTTGCTAAGAAACCTGGTAAGTGTTCAAAATGCAACATGGATTTAGTAAAAATGGAAAAGCCGAAAGACAAGGCTAAATCATAA
- a CDS encoding enoyl-CoA hydratase-related protein: MKIVFAVSAFNGLSQRAYVELTQAGHLIEVHQINDEQVFIEAVESFQPDLIIAPFLKKAIPTEVWKNYVCLIVHPGIRGDRGAYSLDWAIMNNEKEWGVTLLQANETMDGGDIWAYKTFKMRDLATITKGNIYRHEVTQAAMECILEAVKKFESTYFRPEPLNYLNAEIKGTLHPVIKQKNRSFSWNDAANCIVRKIKAADSTPGVLATIGGNEYYVYGAHTEEIVKGNTPGEIIAQRNGAICIAADNGAVWLTHLKIKNASYKVKATLALDPSVVKKIPHSDFSPFDRLNEDKKTFREIWYEEENRVGYLHFNFYNGAMSTEQCRRLTEVYKEALKKDIRVLVLMGGQDIWSNGIDLNTIEHAESPADESWENINAINDFVKEVINTTSKIVISAMQGNAGAGGVIMALAADKVFARKGVVLNPHYKKMGGLYGSEYWTYLLPKRVGMAKAHALTENCEPISTYEAKSIGLIDDYWGDYTGDFCKTVKVEAEKIAFGINYVQTLRDKQRQRENDENYKPLAAYRSEELEKMEENFYGENMAYHFARYHFVHKVSCMEQIPEQILKKYASQKVEVY; encoded by the coding sequence ATGAAAATTGTATTTGCTGTTAGTGCCTTTAACGGCCTTAGTCAACGCGCGTATGTAGAACTTACACAAGCAGGACATTTAATTGAGGTGCATCAAATAAACGATGAACAAGTGTTTATTGAGGCTGTAGAAAGCTTTCAACCCGACCTGATTATTGCCCCATTTCTAAAAAAGGCTATCCCTACGGAAGTTTGGAAAAATTATGTCTGCCTGATTGTACATCCGGGCATAAGGGGTGATCGGGGAGCTTATTCACTAGACTGGGCCATTATGAACAATGAAAAGGAATGGGGAGTGACCTTACTTCAAGCAAATGAAACGATGGATGGCGGCGATATCTGGGCCTATAAAACTTTCAAAATGCGAGACCTGGCAACCATTACTAAAGGCAATATCTATCGCCACGAGGTTACTCAAGCTGCAATGGAATGCATTTTAGAGGCGGTAAAGAAATTTGAGTCAACTTATTTTCGGCCTGAACCATTAAACTATCTTAATGCTGAGATAAAGGGAACCCTTCATCCGGTTATCAAACAAAAGAACAGATCCTTTAGCTGGAACGATGCGGCAAATTGTATTGTCCGGAAGATTAAAGCCGCCGACAGTACTCCCGGTGTTTTAGCTACCATAGGGGGCAATGAGTATTATGTATACGGAGCTCACACCGAAGAAATAGTAAAAGGCAATACTCCTGGAGAAATCATAGCTCAGCGTAATGGCGCAATTTGTATTGCTGCAGACAATGGAGCGGTCTGGTTAACTCACCTGAAAATCAAGAATGCCTCCTACAAAGTAAAAGCAACACTAGCTTTAGATCCATCGGTAGTTAAAAAAATTCCTCATTCCGACTTTTCTCCTTTTGATCGTTTAAATGAAGACAAAAAAACCTTCCGCGAAATTTGGTATGAGGAAGAAAATAGAGTGGGTTACCTGCATTTTAATTTCTACAATGGAGCAATGAGCACCGAACAATGCCGACGGCTTACAGAAGTTTACAAAGAAGCTTTAAAAAAAGACATACGTGTTTTGGTGTTGATGGGAGGACAGGATATCTGGTCGAACGGAATTGACTTGAATACGATCGAACATGCGGAGAGCCCTGCAGATGAATCATGGGAAAACATAAATGCTATTAATGATTTTGTAAAAGAAGTAATTAATACGACTTCAAAAATTGTGATTTCAGCTATGCAAGGTAATGCCGGTGCCGGTGGAGTAATAATGGCTCTTGCTGCCGATAAAGTATTTGCTCGCAAAGGAGTGGTGCTTAATCCTCATTATAAAAAAATGGGAGGCTTATACGGTTCAGAATATTGGACTTATTTATTACCCAAACGGGTGGGCATGGCAAAGGCTCATGCTCTTACCGAAAACTGTGAACCTATATCAACTTATGAGGCAAAATCGATTGGACTTATAGATGATTACTGGGGTGATTATACCGGCGATTTCTGTAAAACGGTCAAAGTTGAAGCTGAAAAGATTGCTTTCGGAATAAACTATGTTCAAACGCTCAGAGATAAACAAAGGCAACGGGAAAATGATGAAAATTATAAACCTTTAGCTGCATACAGAAGCGAAGAATTAGAGAAAATGGAGGAGAACTTTTACGGTGAAAACATGGCTTATCATTTTGCCCGCTATCATTTTGTGCATAAAGTTTCGTGTATGGAGCAAATTCCTGAACAGATTTTAAAGAAATATGCATCGCAAAAAGTAGAAGTTTATTAA
- a CDS encoding TolC family protein, translating into MLKKKIYWGLGLAGICVGLASCKVPSITQKVENKQVPSSYGSSTDTLNTGKVQWKAFFADQNLNSLIDSALKRNQELQITLQELEIAKSEVRIRQGLILPTVGVRAGVGLEKVGRYTSQGAGDASTEITPGREVPDPLADYLVGVYGNWEVDIWHKLHNAKKAAVSRYLSSVEGKNFVVTSLVAEIANSYYELLALDSQLAIIKQNIDLQSKALEIVKIQKEASKVTELAVRKFSAELSSTQSLQFEVQQKITETENRINFLLGRYPQPIVRASTSITDLTPAKVYAGIPSQLLSNRPDVKQAELALAAAKLDVKVARAEFYPSLGISASLGMQAFDPHYLVKFPESMLYSLAGELVSPLINRNGLKAEYSIANAKQIQAVYNYERTILNAYVEVANQLSNISNSQNSYELRLKQVDELTKSIDISNDLFRSARADYLEVLTTQRDALEAKLELVETKKKQMNAVVNIYQALGGGWN; encoded by the coding sequence ATGCTTAAGAAAAAAATATATTGGGGGCTGGGGTTGGCTGGTATTTGCGTCGGATTGGCGAGCTGCAAAGTGCCCTCAATAACTCAAAAGGTAGAAAATAAACAAGTTCCATCAAGTTATGGAAGCTCAACCGACACGCTGAATACGGGGAAGGTTCAATGGAAAGCGTTTTTTGCTGACCAAAACCTTAATAGTTTGATCGACTCAGCGCTAAAGCGTAATCAGGAGTTGCAAATCACGCTGCAAGAACTGGAAATTGCCAAAAGTGAAGTCAGAATACGCCAGGGGCTAATATTGCCTACAGTTGGCGTTAGAGCAGGTGTTGGTCTGGAAAAAGTAGGAAGATATACCAGTCAGGGGGCAGGTGATGCCTCAACTGAAATTACACCGGGACGAGAAGTTCCGGATCCACTAGCTGATTACTTAGTAGGTGTTTATGGTAACTGGGAGGTTGATATTTGGCACAAGTTGCACAATGCAAAGAAAGCAGCTGTTAGCCGTTACCTTTCAAGTGTTGAAGGTAAAAATTTTGTAGTGACCAGCCTGGTTGCTGAAATTGCAAATTCCTATTACGAATTGCTGGCCTTAGATAGCCAATTAGCTATTATTAAACAAAACATTGACTTGCAAAGCAAAGCCTTGGAGATTGTTAAGATTCAAAAGGAGGCAAGCAAGGTTACTGAGTTGGCTGTTCGTAAGTTTTCTGCCGAACTTTCAAGTACACAAAGTTTGCAATTTGAGGTTCAGCAAAAGATTACTGAAACGGAGAATAGAATTAATTTTTTGTTAGGCCGATATCCTCAGCCAATTGTAAGAGCTTCAACCAGTATTACTGATCTTACTCCGGCTAAAGTCTATGCAGGCATTCCATCACAGTTATTATCTAACAGACCGGATGTTAAGCAGGCTGAGTTGGCACTGGCGGCAGCAAAATTGGATGTAAAGGTAGCCCGTGCAGAGTTTTATCCATCACTGGGAATTTCTGCTTCATTGGGTATGCAGGCATTCGATCCTCATTATTTGGTTAAGTTTCCTGAATCGATGCTTTATTCATTGGCTGGAGAGTTAGTTTCTCCACTCATCAATAGAAATGGGTTAAAAGCTGAATATTCAATTGCAAATGCAAAGCAAATACAAGCGGTTTATAATTATGAGCGCACAATTTTAAATGCTTATGTTGAAGTTGCTAATCAATTGTCCAATATAAGCAACTCGCAAAATAGTTATGAATTGAGGTTAAAGCAGGTAGATGAGCTGACCAAATCAATTGATATTTCTAATGATCTTTTCCGCTCTGCAAGAGCTGACTATCTGGAAGTATTGACGACTCAACGTGATGCCCTGGAAGCTAAATTGGAATTGGTGGAAACCAAGAAAAAGCAAATGAATGCAGTGGTAAATATTTACCAGGCTTTAGGTGGCGGATGGAATTGA
- a CDS encoding sensor histidine kinase, which produces MKLLTKLTLFITLSKLVIVALFVALLPTLIGKIAFQYTNQYLREQQRKVLKVIEQNGIDYYLQGDNSYGSYTMLKEEYISLEPITHYKKIDTIETSERIIERDTLTYRVLSHTFTYNKHNYILEIGKTTATINQYNTPLQRIALYVLSALVILTLLIDLIFTRYLLRPLGLIIKSKLLNRKFPFKEVIPSVRTSTTDFKLLDESFIRLMDQIHETFEKEREFTANASHELMTPISILQTKIENLMLDSPVNEHMQSKFSEMMRTLNRLKKIVHSLLLISRIENEQFAKAETASSNTLINEVTEDLSHRMEEKGIQLSVNLSQNTTLRNINHTLLYQLFYNLINNAIRYNKPNGRIMINDGLDNGRYFITVSDTGVGIATEELDSIFNRFKKGKNTHNESYGLGLAIVKSIVTYHDLKLTVNSEINIGTTFKLVFPPAIS; this is translated from the coding sequence TTGAAACTCTTAACCAAACTTACTCTGTTTATTACACTATCAAAATTGGTCATTGTGGCTCTTTTTGTGGCGCTTTTGCCAACACTGATAGGAAAAATTGCGTTTCAATACACTAACCAATACCTGCGCGAACAACAGAGAAAAGTACTTAAGGTTATTGAGCAAAATGGTATTGATTATTATTTGCAGGGAGATAACAGCTATGGTAGCTACACCATGCTGAAAGAAGAGTATATATCACTGGAACCCATCACCCATTACAAAAAAATTGATACCATTGAAACCTCTGAACGGATAATTGAAAGGGACACCCTTACCTATAGGGTACTTAGCCATACCTTTACCTACAACAAGCATAATTACATTCTTGAGATTGGCAAAACAACGGCCACTATCAATCAGTACAATACCCCATTACAGCGAATTGCTCTATACGTTTTATCAGCATTGGTGATACTTACCCTATTGATCGATTTAATTTTCACCCGCTATTTATTACGTCCCCTAGGGTTAATTATTAAATCCAAATTACTGAATCGAAAATTTCCGTTTAAAGAAGTAATTCCTTCTGTAAGGACTTCAACAACCGATTTTAAACTACTTGATGAATCGTTTATCAGGTTGATGGATCAGATTCATGAAACTTTTGAGAAAGAACGTGAGTTTACGGCCAATGCTTCTCATGAATTGATGACCCCAATTAGTATTCTTCAAACCAAAATTGAAAACCTGATGCTCGACAGTCCGGTGAATGAGCATATGCAATCGAAATTTTCTGAAATGATGAGAACTCTTAATCGTTTAAAGAAAATTGTTCATTCTTTGTTGTTGATTTCTCGTATTGAAAACGAACAATTCGCAAAAGCTGAAACAGCAAGTTCTAATACATTAATTAATGAAGTAACTGAAGATTTAAGTCACCGGATGGAAGAAAAGGGTATCCAGCTTTCTGTTAATCTTTCACAAAACACCACACTAAGAAACATCAATCATACGCTGCTATATCAGCTGTTCTACAACCTGATTAACAATGCAATAAGATATAACAAGCCTAATGGCAGAATTATGATAAATGACGGCTTAGACAATGGCCGGTATTTCATCACTGTAAGCGACACAGGTGTGGGAATTGCCACAGAAGAGCTTGATTCAATTTTCAACCGTTTTAAAAAAGGGAAAAATACCCATAATGAAAGTTATGGTTTGGGCTTGGCAATTGTAAAAAGCATAGTAACCTATCATGATTTGAAACTGACAGTAAACTCAGAAATAAACATCGGCACAACTTTTAAATTAGTATTTCCTCCAGCAATAAGCTAG
- a CDS encoding NADH-quinone oxidoreductase subunit N yields MLTTELSNLTPLIITATGAVMLMLLLVIKPGHLFMTGGCLFVYMMGIGSLFNTQPYYQSLLFTFDGFGKLFMGLILTAGGLLTILSYPYFKIREVNPGTYYVLLLLSTLGAQVLCVSTHFISLFLGLEILSVGLYTLIAYQRERKTAIEAGMKYLIMAAFSSSFLLFGMALIYSETGTMAFATIATAMRQQAITSPFIIIALAFFLVGIGFKLSLVPFHLWAADVYQGASTPITAFIATISKGGMLIIALRFFGLYRLTELETVSIILSVIAIASALVGNILALKQNNVKRILAYSSIANMGYLIMALLSMKKHGNGVETATLYTSIYFIALIASFGVITLLASKENEADKLDDLKGLFVNQPVLATIMTISMLSLAGIPLTAGFIGKFYLLKAGISTHQWLLMFTLILASAIGLFYYLKIIVAMFSEQSEAMPQKTSSPILNTFVLFLLAISLIYLGIYPTQLVEFIQSILQ; encoded by the coding sequence ATGCTTACAACTGAATTGAGCAACTTAACACCTTTAATTATCACAGCTACGGGAGCAGTTATGCTCATGTTACTATTGGTAATTAAACCCGGACATTTGTTTATGACCGGCGGATGCTTATTCGTTTACATGATGGGAATAGGCTCCTTGTTCAACACTCAGCCATATTACCAATCCTTACTATTTACTTTTGATGGCTTTGGCAAACTGTTTATGGGCTTGATTTTAACAGCAGGAGGTCTTCTTACAATACTCTCTTACCCCTATTTTAAAATTCGAGAAGTAAATCCCGGAACATATTATGTTTTATTATTGCTTAGTACACTCGGAGCTCAGGTACTTTGTGTAAGCACTCATTTTATAAGTTTATTTTTAGGTTTGGAAATTTTAAGCGTCGGACTTTACACGCTAATTGCTTACCAAAGAGAGCGTAAAACAGCTATTGAAGCAGGAATGAAATATTTGATCATGGCAGCTTTTTCCTCTTCTTTCTTATTGTTTGGAATGGCGCTCATTTATTCTGAAACCGGAACAATGGCTTTTGCGACCATTGCCACAGCAATGAGACAGCAAGCAATTACCTCACCTTTTATTATAATTGCCCTTGCCTTTTTTTTGGTTGGTATTGGCTTTAAACTTTCATTAGTTCCATTTCACCTTTGGGCTGCAGATGTTTATCAAGGAGCGTCAACTCCTATTACTGCTTTTATTGCAACAATTTCCAAAGGCGGCATGTTGATCATCGCTCTTCGTTTTTTTGGTTTATACCGGTTAACTGAGCTGGAAACTGTTTCTATCATTTTATCAGTCATTGCGATAGCATCTGCACTGGTAGGCAATATTCTGGCTCTTAAACAAAATAATGTAAAACGCATATTAGCATACTCTTCTATAGCCAATATGGGTTATCTTATTATGGCACTATTAAGCATGAAGAAACATGGAAACGGTGTTGAAACTGCAACTCTTTATACCTCCATTTATTTTATTGCACTAATTGCATCCTTCGGCGTCATTACCTTGTTAGCTTCTAAAGAAAATGAGGCCGACAAACTTGATGACCTGAAAGGCTTATTTGTAAATCAGCCAGTATTAGCTACCATTATGACCATTTCGATGCTTTCACTAGCTGGCATCCCGCTTACGGCTGGTTTTATCGGCAAATTTTATTTGCTTAAAGCTGGCATAAGCACCCATCAATGGTTGTTAATGTTCACACTTATACTAGCAAGCGCTATTGGATTGTTTTATTATTTAAAGATTATAGTGGCCATGTTTTCCGAGCAATCGGAAGCAATGCCGCAAAAAACATCTTCTCCCATCCTTAATACCTTCGTTTTGTTCTTACTAGCTATAAGTTTGATTTACCTTGGCATTTACCCCACTCAACTGGTCGAATTCATACAGTCTATTTTGCAGTAA
- a CDS encoding TlpA family protein disulfide reductase encodes MKKLLLPLLLMLVQLTYGQTNYYTFNNDSIVTEKSVRSGFETIVKSLPSGFTVVPTIYHKIIKKDSVINYLEFRAQRGEAGADMNFKFSFKQDSVFLLLGKKLPEFKLTDLQGNEFSSSQLIGKPALLNFWGILCSPCIAEIPELNGLKEKYSDKMFFLALTEKPNTDEQLITFLEKCPYNYHILKHADNYRKTLKIRSMPYNIFIDKDGYIRYIQRNFPYKAYDPQNGIKKYEDNNYFVKIIEELTKEQ; translated from the coding sequence ATGAAAAAACTTCTATTACCACTCTTACTAATGCTTGTACAGTTAACTTATGGGCAGACAAATTATTACACGTTTAACAATGATTCCATAGTTACTGAAAAGAGTGTGCGATCAGGTTTTGAAACAATCGTGAAAAGTTTGCCTTCAGGTTTTACAGTCGTTCCGACAATTTATCACAAAATAATTAAGAAGGACTCAGTTATAAATTATTTAGAGTTTAGGGCTCAAAGAGGTGAAGCCGGAGCTGATATGAATTTTAAATTTTCATTTAAGCAGGATTCGGTATTTCTATTACTTGGGAAAAAGCTGCCTGAATTCAAATTAACAGATCTGCAAGGCAATGAATTTTCTTCTTCTCAACTTATAGGTAAGCCAGCGCTCCTCAATTTTTGGGGAATACTTTGTTCTCCATGTATTGCTGAAATACCGGAATTAAATGGATTAAAAGAGAAATATAGCGATAAAATGTTTTTTTTAGCTCTTACAGAGAAGCCCAACACGGATGAGCAGTTGATTACATTTTTAGAAAAATGTCCCTATAATTATCATATACTAAAACATGCAGATAATTATAGGAAAACTTTAAAGATTCGTTCTATGCCTTATAATATATTTATTGATAAAGATGGGTATATCAGATATATACAAAGAAATTTTCCTTATAAAGCCTATGATCCACAAAATGGCATTAAAAAATATGAGGACAATAATTATTTCGTAAAAATCATTGAAGAATTAACAAAAGAACAGTAG